A DNA window from Fibrobacter sp. UWH4 contains the following coding sequences:
- a CDS encoding glycoside hydrolase family 9 protein, protein MHLKNSTGVIASTLAALSATAAMAATTPYDLIRPTWPLSWDAKVFENFDTTVTKKTGMLPKEATPASFKAGAMMPDTLDQAYLDAINTKISPIRVNQAGYLKSDKERQFYFVGSKATEFEVVDADGKSLSTKITGTFTATETTTKSDWTIIAGTDVATNDPKRYKVEITGPEGNIFVGKIPQNVPTEKRLRIKVGDEISSTFIVSDDVYTMAKDASLKFFGIQRSGNSESWFHGPSHTKDGGGKVVVIENNKSVAAEGYTSKEGALQGGWYDAGDHLKESQTQAFAFAALAVMSATNPAKDVDHYAYNQGEFVKTDGVPDVLREAKHGADFFLKAYEFAKGVVDDMPVSVGNFGSDHGWWGRPEVQDYVTVTGRGGPTERDVRLGELGANISSEIAAGLAILSKDYAKYDRKFADSCLVVAEKMYDFAKALAQGKDKYDGDKPFVNNKQAAGWGSLAYMGNNEFTDDLALASVALLYATGKKDYADDALRNKELYDGQRELNCAGCFNGGWFMTNNYGGMLKSSKNTSWANAHSYALYALYKLILADKSKATSEYGLTEDERLAAIEDCLADMIDNISYLSSSGNSITLPAPETGKLLSNTVSYDPIWYTMLTDQAWIFNGYQAGNIFEVLAYADVAADIEKQGVTLPAMASTGLKASEMRQLGINQLNYLFGVNPWDISFVYGVGDKNDAHPFHRAANPEGKNWPGLAYKYNAPVGALVGWQDPATTSMNPDRLSWENFYISEVTLNAATLLTSALTLVSNGGSDYYEKKCDNCDTTEASPFSNEVYTTAYHYTINKMDFFNVQFVNETLDDLDSVVAYIYFDASEEDIDACGAIFDNDICQAYDIGGFNKVCDNDRELRNLLRSTPPVKVEDTYNKDKNTYTWAQAISVGTIGLGGRLRLDISISSGVKQNNVCETFRTPSKVKVTDGWSFTAHSESKDAPAYDGAPDWDKDQGDIQQPPRDPYNVIRSKGKLLWGYGPGETTSDRVGFVAPKTTIAKARMQVGNNRLYVLTNTEGTKTVKIFDMLGNQLMARDFYGTRAEVSLANLPHRGALIARVMQNGKVLATQSIRIK, encoded by the coding sequence ATGCATCTTAAAAATTCGACGGGGGTTATAGCCTCTACCCTGGCCGCTCTTTCTGCAACCGCAGCAATGGCCGCTACCACGCCATACGACCTGATTCGCCCGACCTGGCCCTTGAGCTGGGACGCGAAAGTGTTCGAAAACTTTGACACGACGGTCACCAAGAAAACAGGTATGCTTCCGAAAGAGGCTACTCCCGCAAGTTTTAAGGCGGGGGCGATGATGCCCGACACCTTGGACCAGGCCTACCTTGACGCCATCAACACCAAGATTTCGCCGATTCGCGTGAACCAGGCGGGCTACCTCAAGAGCGATAAAGAGCGCCAGTTCTACTTTGTGGGCAGCAAGGCGACGGAATTTGAAGTCGTGGATGCAGACGGCAAGTCGCTCAGCACCAAGATTACCGGAACGTTTACCGCAACCGAAACGACAACCAAGAGCGACTGGACAATTATTGCTGGCACCGACGTAGCAACAAACGACCCGAAACGCTACAAGGTTGAAATCACCGGACCTGAAGGCAATATCTTTGTCGGCAAAATCCCGCAGAACGTACCTACCGAAAAGCGCCTGCGTATCAAGGTCGGAGACGAAATCTCCAGCACCTTCATTGTGAGCGACGACGTTTACACCATGGCAAAAGACGCCTCCCTGAAGTTCTTCGGCATCCAGCGTAGCGGTAATTCCGAATCGTGGTTCCACGGCCCGAGCCATACCAAAGATGGCGGCGGCAAGGTGGTAGTTATTGAAAACAACAAGTCCGTGGCTGCTGAAGGCTATACATCGAAAGAAGGCGCCTTGCAGGGCGGCTGGTACGACGCAGGAGACCACCTGAAGGAATCCCAAACGCAAGCCTTCGCCTTTGCAGCACTCGCCGTGATGTCCGCCACGAACCCCGCCAAGGACGTAGACCACTACGCTTACAACCAAGGTGAATTTGTAAAGACCGACGGCGTGCCCGATGTTCTGCGTGAAGCCAAACACGGTGCCGACTTTTTCTTGAAAGCGTACGAATTCGCCAAGGGCGTCGTTGACGATATGCCCGTTTCCGTGGGTAACTTCGGCAGTGATCACGGCTGGTGGGGGCGCCCGGAAGTTCAAGACTATGTAACCGTTACCGGCCGCGGAGGTCCAACCGAACGCGATGTACGACTCGGCGAACTCGGCGCCAACATTTCCAGTGAAATTGCTGCTGGCCTTGCCATTCTCAGCAAGGACTACGCCAAATACGACAGGAAGTTTGCAGACAGTTGCTTGGTGGTAGCTGAAAAGATGTACGACTTCGCCAAGGCTCTTGCTCAAGGCAAAGACAAATACGACGGCGACAAGCCCTTTGTCAATAATAAACAGGCTGCAGGTTGGGGTTCGCTTGCCTATATGGGCAACAACGAATTTACCGACGACTTGGCACTCGCTTCGGTGGCGCTCCTGTACGCTACAGGCAAAAAAGATTACGCCGACGACGCTTTACGTAATAAAGAGTTATACGATGGTCAAAGAGAACTCAATTGTGCCGGCTGTTTTAACGGTGGATGGTTCATGACTAATAATTACGGAGGCATGTTAAAGAGTTCCAAAAATACAAGCTGGGCAAACGCACATTCATACGCCCTATACGCTCTGTACAAGTTAATTCTTGCCGACAAGTCCAAGGCTACATCTGAATATGGGCTTACCGAAGATGAACGCCTTGCCGCTATTGAAGACTGCCTTGCCGATATGATCGACAACATCAGTTACCTAAGCAGCTCAGGCAATTCCATCACGCTCCCTGCACCGGAAACAGGCAAACTATTATCAAACACCGTCAGCTACGATCCCATCTGGTACACTATGTTGACTGATCAGGCATGGATTTTCAATGGTTATCAAGCCGGCAACATCTTTGAAGTATTGGCATACGCCGACGTGGCCGCCGATATCGAAAAGCAGGGCGTCACGCTCCCGGCCATGGCAAGCACAGGCCTTAAAGCAAGCGAAATGCGCCAGCTCGGTATCAATCAGTTGAACTACCTATTCGGCGTAAACCCGTGGGACATCTCGTTTGTGTATGGCGTAGGCGACAAGAATGACGCGCACCCCTTCCACAGGGCAGCAAACCCCGAAGGCAAAAATTGGCCGGGCCTCGCTTATAAATACAACGCCCCTGTCGGAGCCCTGGTAGGCTGGCAAGACCCCGCCACAACTTCAATGAATCCTGACAGATTGAGCTGGGAAAACTTCTATATCTCCGAGGTGACGCTCAACGCAGCAACACTTTTGACATCTGCCCTCACCCTCGTGAGTAACGGCGGTAGCGACTACTACGAAAAGAAGTGCGATAACTGCGATACCACGGAAGCCTCGCCCTTCTCCAACGAGGTTTATACAACGGCATACCACTACACGATCAATAAAATGGACTTTTTTAATGTTCAATTCGTCAACGAAACCCTGGATGACCTCGATAGCGTTGTCGCCTACATCTATTTTGATGCAAGCGAAGAAGATATTGACGCTTGCGGAGCCATATTCGACAATGACATTTGTCAAGCCTACGACATCGGCGGTTTTAATAAAGTCTGCGATAATGACCGAGAACTTAGAAACCTTTTGAGAAGCACCCCTCCAGTAAAGGTCGAAGACACCTACAATAAAGACAAGAATACCTACACTTGGGCACAGGCCATCAGTGTCGGCACCATTGGCCTTGGCGGCAGGCTTCGTCTTGACATAAGCATTTCTTCTGGCGTTAAACAAAATAACGTGTGCGAAACATTTCGCACGCCCTCCAAGGTCAAAGTCACTGACGGCTGGAGCTTTACCGCCCACTCTGAATCCAAGGACGCCCCGGCCTACGACGGCGCTCCTGACTGGGACAAAGACCAGGGCGATATTCAGCAGCCGCCTCGTGACCCGTACAACGTCATTCGCAGCAAGGGCAAACTCCTGTGGGGTTACGGTCCGGGTGAAACCACCAGCGACCGCGTCGGCTTTGTAGCGCCGAAGACAACCATTGCCAAGGCTCGCATGCAAGTAGGTAACAACAGGCTCTACGTGCTTACCAACACTGAAGGCACCAAGACTGTCAAAATCTTTGACATGCTCGGCAACCAGCTGATGGCCCGGGACTTCTACGGAACCCGCGCCGAAGTGAGCCTCGCAAACCTTCCGCACCGCGGCGCCCTGATTGCAAGGGTCATGCAAAACGGCAAGGTCCTTGCAACCCAGAGCATCAGAATCAAGTAA
- a CDS encoding glycoside hydrolase family 5 protein, protein MIKERLRGVNLGGWFSQVDCIQEKDPVGFPGIIEHIKTFLGDADFKRIRGAGFNHVRLPVDYFNLFDEGSLKPKDEVFALLDKAIKEIQANDLDVILDLHKCPGHDFHLGCSQEQPFFVSADARKDTAKVWSFMAERYSGESRVMMELLNEPAAADSLVWDKVKDEIFWAIRKHAPKNTIVVGSNKWNSAREFKYLTPMDDDNAIYSFHTYTPVTFTHQHAAWIGDPFFHIDRPWPGDYAAPAPDESGKTRLDVEYGKWDKARLQESIQNALDFRAKYDLPVACNEFGVYVQVARQYQLAWMRDFMEILRDADVGYSYWNYKNLDFGIVSKGESLHQNLKQYDNPERLDSELMELLAKG, encoded by the coding sequence ATGATTAAAGAAAGACTGCGGGGAGTGAATTTGGGCGGATGGTTCAGTCAGGTGGACTGCATCCAGGAAAAAGATCCCGTCGGTTTTCCCGGGATCATTGAACACATCAAGACATTCCTCGGCGACGCAGATTTCAAGCGCATCCGCGGTGCGGGGTTCAACCACGTGCGCCTGCCGGTGGACTACTTTAACCTGTTCGACGAAGGCTCCCTCAAACCCAAGGACGAAGTATTTGCGCTGCTGGACAAGGCCATCAAGGAAATCCAGGCAAACGACCTCGACGTGATTCTCGACCTGCACAAGTGCCCGGGGCACGACTTCCATCTGGGTTGCTCGCAGGAACAGCCCTTCTTTGTAAGCGCCGACGCCCGCAAGGACACCGCCAAGGTCTGGTCGTTTATGGCCGAGCGTTACAGCGGCGAGTCGCGCGTGATGATGGAACTCCTGAACGAGCCCGCCGCCGCCGATTCCCTGGTTTGGGACAAAGTAAAAGACGAAATTTTCTGGGCAATCCGCAAGCACGCCCCGAAGAACACCATCGTGGTAGGGAGCAACAAGTGGAACAGCGCCCGCGAGTTCAAGTACCTGACTCCCATGGACGACGACAACGCCATCTACAGTTTCCACACCTACACCCCGGTGACCTTCACGCACCAGCATGCGGCATGGATTGGCGACCCGTTCTTCCACATTGACCGCCCGTGGCCCGGCGACTATGCCGCACCTGCTCCCGACGAAAGCGGAAAGACCCGCCTCGACGTGGAATACGGCAAGTGGGACAAGGCCCGTCTGCAAGAAAGTATCCAGAACGCTCTCGACTTCCGCGCGAAGTACGACCTGCCCGTCGCCTGCAACGAATTCGGGGTGTACGTGCAAGTCGCACGCCAGTACCAGCTGGCATGGATGCGCGACTTCATGGAAATCCTGCGCGATGCAGACGTAGGCTACAGCTACTGGAACTACAAGAACCTGGACTTCGGCATCGTGTCGAAGGGAGAATCGCTGCACCAGAACCTGAAGCAGTACGACAATCCCGAAAGACTCGACAGCGAACTCATGGAACTGCTCGCCAAGGGGTAA
- a CDS encoding MlaD family protein has protein sequence MNRFTRLIKENLLPFVVFVVIVVLCCGAWFFFHPASPYHDRYVFVVSFQKVGTLSPGNAVSIRGIKCGQITKVELTDDAVYVTAEVLTTSKIPVNSEFRLINSGLMGEREMNVLSGDSPRLVSDGDTLFGVFDEGMTGVGKKLTAIMDGAGEIRDTLVALMDSISEGAAGKKIDRVSNKADRLVKLTKGNVREWKSEVQSLLDKCDRSLESAQAALDGVSSRAGSKLAEVDNLMDRTRELLSRVDVLKSQSEKIMAKLAKGDNSAGLLLQKDSPINRELDKLLQDVDSLLNDVKKNGLDINIDIF, from the coding sequence ATGAATAGATTCACAAGGCTCATCAAAGAGAACCTGTTGCCGTTTGTCGTATTTGTTGTCATTGTCGTGCTCTGTTGCGGGGCATGGTTCTTTTTCCACCCTGCAAGCCCTTACCATGACAGGTATGTCTTTGTCGTCTCCTTCCAGAAGGTTGGCACCCTTTCCCCGGGCAATGCGGTCAGCATTCGCGGGATCAAGTGTGGCCAGATTACCAAGGTGGAGCTGACGGACGATGCCGTCTACGTGACTGCGGAAGTTCTCACAACATCGAAGATTCCCGTCAATTCGGAATTCAGGCTGATCAATTCGGGACTGATGGGTGAACGTGAAATGAATGTGCTTTCGGGAGACAGCCCGCGGCTCGTTTCGGACGGCGATACGTTGTTCGGTGTGTTTGACGAGGGCATGACGGGCGTGGGAAAGAAACTTACGGCGATTATGGATGGTGCCGGTGAAATCCGGGATACTCTGGTCGCTCTTATGGATTCCATTTCCGAAGGGGCTGCGGGCAAGAAGATTGATCGCGTTTCTAACAAGGCGGATCGACTTGTGAAGCTGACCAAGGGGAATGTCCGCGAATGGAAGAGCGAGGTGCAGTCCTTGCTTGACAAATGCGACCGTTCCCTGGAAAGTGCGCAGGCGGCGCTGGACGGGGTGTCGTCCCGTGCAGGGAGCAAGCTTGCTGAGGTCGATAATTTGATGGACCGTACGCGGGAACTGTTGTCGAGGGTAGATGTTCTGAAGTCCCAGTCCGAGAAAATTATGGCAAAGCTTGCCAAAGGGGATAATTCCGCCGGACTCCTGCTTCAGAAGGATTCGCCTATCAATAGGGAGCTCGACAAGCTGCTCCAGGACGTCGATTCCCTGCTGAACGATGTCAAAAAGAACGGTCTAGACATTAATATCGATATTTTCTAA
- the hprK gene encoding HPr(Ser) kinase/phosphatase gives MAESRLKDIKILHRERLLVRDFFLHYGRDLQMACHSDESSLEVPIAESGIHRPGLAMAGFTKVYSSQQIQVVGHTEWNYLESIGAEARARVFENLSVYRAPMWVVTHSQMPHPELRAMCDRLNIPLFSTTLHTYEFNKIAQRILEEFFAPHAVIHGSLVDVYGVGMLYIGDSNVGKSECVLDLVESGHRMVADDVVHISNVGRAIIGRPDPLIKHHMEIRGVGILDIRSMFGIHAIRKVKKIETIVELQQWQRDGGYDRTGLNEQEEEIMGVKIPKVVIPVAPGKNLTVISEVIAMNTLMKYSGQNVAQDFNEALMQKIKAKAKGEYVDDLLDFDNQNWSYYE, from the coding sequence GTGGCTGAGTCTAGGTTAAAAGACATCAAGATCCTGCACCGGGAACGTCTCCTGGTGCGGGACTTTTTTTTGCATTATGGCAGGGACCTCCAGATGGCCTGCCATTCCGACGAATCGAGCCTGGAAGTGCCTATTGCCGAAAGCGGCATTCATAGGCCGGGCCTTGCGATGGCGGGGTTCACCAAGGTTTACAGTTCCCAGCAGATTCAGGTGGTGGGGCATACCGAATGGAATTACCTTGAATCGATCGGCGCCGAGGCTCGCGCCAGGGTCTTCGAGAATTTGTCTGTATACAGGGCGCCCATGTGGGTGGTGACCCATTCGCAGATGCCGCACCCGGAACTGCGGGCGATGTGCGACCGTCTGAATATCCCGCTGTTTTCGACGACGCTCCACACTTACGAGTTCAACAAGATTGCCCAGCGAATCCTGGAGGAATTCTTTGCTCCGCATGCTGTGATTCACGGCAGCCTTGTTGATGTCTACGGCGTGGGCATGCTCTATATCGGCGACAGCAACGTGGGTAAGTCCGAATGCGTGCTGGACCTCGTGGAAAGCGGGCATCGCATGGTGGCCGACGACGTGGTTCACATCAGTAACGTGGGACGCGCCATTATCGGACGACCCGATCCCCTGATCAAGCACCACATGGAAATCCGCGGCGTAGGAATCCTCGATATCCGCTCCATGTTCGGCATCCACGCGATCCGCAAGGTGAAAAAGATCGAAACTATCGTGGAGCTGCAACAGTGGCAGCGCGACGGTGGTTACGACCGTACGGGCCTCAACGAGCAGGAAGAAGAAATCATGGGGGTGAAAATCCCGAAGGTGGTGATTCCTGTGGCGCCCGGTAAGAACCTGACGGTGATTTCCGAGGTGATTGCCATGAATACCTTGATGAAATATAGCGGCCAGAACGTGGCGCAGGACTTCAATGAGGCCCTAATGCAAAAGATTAAGGCCAAGGCCAAGGGCGAGTATGTCGATGATTTGTTAGATTTCGACAATCAGAATTGGTCCTACTATGAATAG
- a CDS encoding TraR/DksA C4-type zinc finger protein, with product MAEKKSAEKKPVKMSDEDLKFFEDMLIEKRRQIVTAQTDFDKTETFKNQAQAGEGGESNSADLATDYNALETNFSLAAREGKYLVYLEEALKRIKKGTFGICKVCGELIPKARLIAVPTATKCVNCKEETKRKEKEDSRLEMARMLAEAQRREMQKKAAGK from the coding sequence ATGGCTGAGAAGAAATCTGCTGAAAAGAAACCCGTCAAGATGAGTGATGAGGATTTGAAGTTCTTTGAAGATATGTTGATTGAAAAACGCCGCCAGATCGTAACGGCGCAGACTGATTTTGACAAGACGGAAACTTTCAAGAACCAGGCGCAGGCAGGCGAAGGTGGCGAATCCAACAGTGCCGACCTCGCAACCGACTATAACGCCCTGGAAACGAACTTCTCCCTGGCTGCCCGCGAAGGCAAGTACCTGGTGTACCTCGAAGAAGCGCTCAAGCGCATCAAGAAGGGTACCTTCGGTATCTGCAAGGTGTGCGGCGAACTCATTCCGAAGGCCCGCCTGATTGCGGTTCCGACTGCAACCAAGTGTGTGAACTGCAAGGAAGAAACCAAGCGCAAGGAAAAGGAAGACAGCCGCCTCGAAATGGCCCGCATGCTCGCCGAAGCCCAGCGCCGCGAAATGCAGAAGAAAGCCGCCGGAAAGTAA
- a CDS encoding menaquinone biosynthetic enzyme MqnA/MqnD family protein: MALRVGRIPFLVCAPFFHDFLGRESELGDVEFVDGPPSAHCAGLKDGSIHLSPASSITFAQKPGAFVLAPDICTSCSFEVRSVKLYAKYPIEDLNGRKVRLTGQSMTSVNLLKILMRERFGIEPVYGVGAYEPSDDACLLIGDQALEENERHRFAFDYDLGSLWQDWQGVPFVFGAWIISKSALQPELRRTLQMYLQATRESIESFRTNPSRALDRWLGRYPVKLSRSVVENYYSALDYRFTEARKRSLTLFFEHAARLGLIREVPPLEFLLF; encoded by the coding sequence ATGGCTTTACGAGTTGGACGAATCCCTTTTTTGGTCTGTGCGCCGTTTTTTCATGACTTCCTTGGTCGAGAGTCCGAACTTGGCGACGTGGAATTTGTGGACGGCCCTCCGAGTGCACACTGTGCGGGCCTCAAGGACGGCTCGATCCATCTGTCTCCGGCTTCTTCGATTACCTTTGCGCAAAAACCGGGCGCCTTCGTTCTTGCTCCCGATATATGCACTTCCTGCTCGTTTGAAGTCCGTTCGGTTAAGTTGTATGCAAAATACCCGATCGAGGATTTGAATGGACGGAAGGTCCGCTTGACGGGACAGAGCATGACATCAGTGAATTTGTTGAAAATCCTGATGCGGGAACGGTTCGGGATTGAGCCTGTATACGGTGTTGGGGCCTACGAGCCTTCCGACGACGCCTGCCTCTTGATTGGCGACCAGGCCCTCGAAGAAAATGAACGGCATCGGTTTGCGTTCGACTATGACCTGGGTTCACTTTGGCAGGACTGGCAGGGCGTGCCGTTTGTCTTTGGAGCGTGGATTATTTCGAAGTCGGCCTTGCAGCCGGAATTGCGGCGGACGCTTCAAATGTACTTGCAGGCGACGCGCGAAAGTATCGAAAGCTTCCGTACGAATCCGTCGCGGGCCTTGGACCGGTGGCTTGGGCGCTACCCGGTGAAACTTTCCCGTTCGGTGGTCGAGAATTATTATTCGGCGCTGGATTACCGCTTTACCGAAGCCCGCAAGCGTTCGCTAACCTTATTTTTTGAACATGCGGCACGACTTGGGCTGATTCGCGAGGTGCCCCCGCTGGAATTTTTGTTATTTTAG
- a CDS encoding diguanylate cyclase domain-containing protein codes for MVEEKILIVDDNAEVIEKTKHLLTEVGYDVTSCNSGKDALEFLKDNTVDLVLLDINMPNMNGFDVCLRIRQRHPLDDLPIIFLTSREDSDSVTKGFQAGASDFVSKSAISEILLARVNVHIRLSRSLRNLRDISLTDDMTGCFNRRHGMYSLREWFSRSKRYGSQFAIIYFDLNGLKATNDLYGHQAGDLLLRSVSSAIKGILRETDQLFRMGGDEFLVICPETDKKGAMVCAERMQKAVSEITIVDKRASFAYGIAYSAEDYKEMDDMLHSADVSMYKMKQEMEK; via the coding sequence ATGGTCGAAGAAAAAATCCTGATAGTCGATGACAACGCGGAAGTCATTGAGAAGACGAAACACCTCTTGACCGAGGTGGGCTACGACGTTACCAGTTGCAATTCGGGCAAGGACGCTCTCGAGTTCCTGAAAGACAATACCGTGGACCTCGTTCTTCTGGATATCAATATGCCGAACATGAACGGCTTCGATGTCTGCCTCCGTATTCGCCAGCGCCATCCGCTGGATGATCTCCCGATTATTTTCCTCACGAGCCGCGAAGATAGCGACAGCGTGACCAAGGGGTTCCAGGCGGGCGCATCGGACTTTGTAAGCAAGAGTGCCATTTCCGAAATCCTGCTTGCTCGCGTGAACGTGCATATTCGTCTTTCCCGCTCGCTTAGGAACTTGCGCGACATTTCCCTGACGGACGACATGACGGGATGCTTCAACCGTCGTCACGGAATGTACTCGTTGCGTGAATGGTTCTCGCGTTCCAAGCGTTACGGCTCGCAGTTCGCCATCATCTATTTTGACTTGAACGGACTCAAGGCGACGAACGACCTGTATGGCCACCAGGCGGGTGACCTGCTCCTGCGTTCGGTCTCCTCGGCAATCAAGGGAATCCTGCGTGAAACCGACCAGCTCTTTAGAATGGGAGGTGACGAGTTCCTGGTCATTTGTCCTGAAACCGACAAGAAGGGGGCCATGGTCTGCGCCGAACGCATGCAGAAGGCCGTGTCCGAAATTACGATTGTGGACAAACGAGCATCCTTCGCGTACGGCATCGCCTATTCCGCCGAAGACTACAAGGAAATGGACGACATGCTGCACAGCGCCGACGTTTCCATGTACAAGATGAAACAGGAAATGGAAAAGTAA
- a CDS encoding bifunctional 4-hydroxy-2-oxoglutarate aldolase/2-dehydro-3-deoxy-phosphogluconate aldolase: MNLLEFLQPMPVVGILRDIPQGAEESCVKTAAECGLKAIEVTMNTANAEAIIADLKAAAKPYGITVGAGTVRHGSDLDKAIAAGAEFIVTPNTRNEIIRLSATARIPIIPGALTPTEVQKAYDLGATAVKIFPVNCVGGPEYIKALRGPFRDIPLMACGGVNPENAASYLKAGANLLSFGASIYDPKLMAAGDWATIAERLKKLLASIK, encoded by the coding sequence ATGAATCTGCTTGAATTTTTACAACCGATGCCGGTCGTGGGCATTCTCCGCGACATACCCCAGGGCGCCGAAGAATCTTGCGTCAAGACGGCTGCCGAATGCGGCCTCAAAGCGATTGAAGTCACCATGAACACCGCAAACGCCGAAGCAATCATCGCCGACCTCAAGGCCGCTGCAAAGCCTTACGGCATTACCGTAGGTGCAGGCACTGTGCGCCACGGGAGCGACTTGGACAAGGCTATTGCCGCAGGTGCTGAATTTATCGTGACGCCCAATACGCGCAACGAAATCATCCGCCTGTCTGCCACGGCGCGCATCCCGATTATTCCGGGCGCACTCACACCCACCGAAGTCCAGAAGGCATACGACCTCGGCGCCACCGCCGTAAAGATTTTCCCGGTAAACTGCGTGGGCGGCCCCGAATACATCAAGGCGCTGCGCGGGCCGTTCCGCGACATTCCACTGATGGCATGCGGCGGCGTGAACCCGGAGAACGCCGCAAGCTACTTGAAGGCCGGCGCAAACCTGCTTTCGTTCGGCGCAAGCATTTACGACCCGAAGCTGATGGCCGCGGGCGACTGGGCAACCATTGCCGAACGCCTGAAAAAGCTCCTCGCTTCCATCAAGTAG
- the hpf gene encoding ribosome hibernation-promoting factor, HPF/YfiA family, translated as MDIQFSARHFNASAGLQDRIQEEMDKLARFYPNITSASVILDHEVEHQRHCEITVNITGSQVVASADEENMGKAVDVTLERIKVQLKKANDKQNDHRAQPVSEVV; from the coding sequence ATGGATATTCAGTTCTCTGCTCGTCATTTCAACGCTTCTGCCGGACTTCAGGATCGCATTCAAGAAGAAATGGACAAATTGGCCCGCTTCTATCCGAATATCACCAGTGCCTCCGTTATTCTTGACCACGAAGTAGAACATCAGCGTCATTGTGAAATTACCGTGAACATTACCGGCTCCCAGGTGGTTGCTTCCGCAGACGAAGAAAACATGGGCAAGGCCGTCGACGTGACGCTCGAACGTATCAAGGTCCAGCTCAAGAAGGCTAACGATAAGCAGAACGATCACCGTGCCCAGCCCGTTTCCGAAGTTGTATAA